ACTTAATTCAGCATTCAGCATGAATTGAAAGCATGAATGATTTTTAGCATGACAAGTGAATTCTGTGTTTTTAAGTGTTTCACATGGATTGTCTCCTTGAAATCTTTGCTACAGCCTtgaaaggtaggccagtattactaTCTCCTCATATCGCAGATGGGAGCGGAGACTGAGGCAGAATGGCTTGCTTAAGGCCACTAATCAAGTTAGTAGtcgaggtgagatttgaaccagggcctGCCCGATCACAGGGCATTTCCTGAGTCCACTATACCAGTTAATCAGCTGTGCAGGCTTGGGTTTGCATGTGAATATTTGGCTGCCTCACTGGAGTACTGCTTCTTTGGAACAAGGTTGCGTCTATTTCTGTACATTTGCTTTATTTCGAAATGGTACCCGGTTAACCATCGGATTCTTTAAAAAGCTCCACCGAATAAATATCCTGTGTTTTGGTTTCCTCTTCAGGGCAGAAACGTCATCAAAACAAGTACACAATTTCTATCCAGGCACGAAAGGCTTGACTGCTTTTGGCAAAGTAAGACCAGTTCGTTTCTGGTGGGGGTGTTTTTGGGGTAAAAGTTAGCAAAGGCTTTTTATAACATGCGTGCAAGAGTCTCTTAAGCACGGCTGGGCTGGTCTTCTACGTGGAGGAGAAGATGCAGGGCATTTTCTCCCCCATAACAATTGGGCTCCCTTAGAGTACATTCTTGATATGCTGACGTACTATCAGTAGACCTTGTTCTTAAATAAAATGTGAATGCTTGatgacttctagggtcatctcgTCTAACCcgctacacaatgcaggaaattctcaactacAACCcgcccacccacacacacacagtgacccttgctccatgcccagaagatccaATCCACACGTGAGAGAATCACGGAGATAAACAGCAAAAAACCAAGCATACAAATGCGCCGTGAAAACcttactaacaaagtgaaataaactctattgGTGTATGTAcagtgtatcaagaaataaatacaaagaaacaGTCAATATTGCAAATTAATATAAGTTTTGATGTACAGTAATTTCTGGCTGCGCAACAACTGCCAGAGGAAGGAATACAGAACCGGGAAGGAAATACTGGTACCCCCTTTGCAGTTACACCTCTACTACACCTCCACCATTGGAACATCTTCTCCTGGAAAGGAATTGGACTCTGTCTCATTAAGACTTTGGTCTTACATAAATGTATATACTCAAGGCACTAGCACTTTAGCATTGTAAGCAGAGGTCACTTTAAGTCTACGTTTATTCATATGGTCTGTTGTTAAGCTTGTCTTCCAAAGGATATGTGACCCTGCAGATGCATTATAATAAGATGCCTTAGTGTTGTTGCACAGCCAGAAATTACGGTACATCAAAACTTGAATTAATTTGCAATATTGACtgtttctttgtatttatttcttgatacattTATTTCTGTACATACACcaatagagtttatttcacttggTTAGTAAGGTTTTCACGGTGCATTTGTATGCTTGCTTTTTtgccatgctcagaagatggcaaaacactttcaggatccctagccaaactgccctagggaaaattgcttcctgaccctacaatggcgattggcattaccctgggcatgtaagaaggggccatgagaactaagcactgatgtaacccttcctgccctccctctcctgatctgcccaggtttatagaatcagcattgctggcagatggccatctagcctctgcttaaaaacctccaaaaaggGAAAGCATGTGGCTCCAGAGTCATTGAGTGGGCAGAGATAAAACATGATAGCAATATACCTATGACTGataattaaaacaaagaaaaactgCAAAGGCCTGCTAGAGGTGGCATGGGAGCAAGGGGATGATAGGCAGAAGAGGAAAGAGTGAGGAATTACCTTGCATTGAGGTTTCCATTCCACTCCATGCTAATGAGACCAAACTGGGGAATTCCCCTGTTGTTCTCACGCAATCTTAAATATTGCAAAAGGTTTGCTAAGTGCAAAGACATGATATGGGCGGCTGTCACATATGTTGGATAACTCACTTTCAATACTAATTTGTTTGCAACTAGATTTTTctctgtgaaacaggaaaatccagttgcaaaatgATTGctcaagtgcattgaaagtgcattatccaacatgtgtgaaagcagccattgTTCCCATCCAAATTGCCTCTTGGGGAGACAGGGCAAGGACGGGAGAATGGTCTTTTGAAATGAATGACAGCCAAGCAGGGATACAGAACCCTCATCCTAGCTAAATATCACTTGAGTTATTTGCTCTGGTAGCATAGCtattggcagggctcatttcgaggggcaaTGCACAGGAactcagttccggcagttccccaaagaggtcatgtcaggtggccctgcccacctgactctcggccattttgggcccatttcggcctggatcgcgcctttgacgggtggtggatcactctcccactcagcagtggcctgatcctgaccattttgggccccttttcagccattttcggccctgaatggccaggattgggtccaaaacagccagaataggtgatgtcaggaggtgtggcatatgcaaatcagctatgctaatgacacacgtccggtgatggcaagaggcgtgacatatgctaatgagatatgctaatgggttatgctgatgagttcctccagctctttttctacaaaatgacccgcaGCTATTGGCCTGTGTTGTTCCAGGAAGTGGTGAAGGAGATGAATCGCTTGGGGATGATGATCGACTTGTCGCATGCTTCTGATGCAACGGCTCGGGCTGTCCTCAGCACCTCCACAGCGCCAGTCATTTTCAGCCATTCCTCTGCCTTTTCGGTCTGCAACCATTCGCGGAATGTTCCCAATGATATTCTACGACGTCTGGTAAGTGACGTGTATCTCTGGGGCTATCCAGTCAGGGTCATTTGCTGTTGCTGTGGATTCCTGTTCCACATCACCAGTAAGTGGGATACATGCAtactatacatacatatataatatttatatatacgTACTTTATATACATGGCTACATCCCTATTCAAATTCTCCAGCCTCAGATAATAGCAAGATCCTAATTATGTCTACTTAGGAGTCCTAAGTAGAATGGAACGGTTTCCTTTGTGCCACCAATAGAACTGAAAATCTCTATCCAGGAAGTGTCACTAGGAACAAAGTTAATGAAACACAAGAGCCTTAGGCTCGCCTGTTACCAATAGTCTTGGCAAAATAATACAGAACTATCTTATCACAATTCCAAATAGAGTCTATTATCATTTCTTAAAGTGCAGTAAGTAAAGCCAGTTAGAGAATTCACAAAGCGCTAAAGTGCAATAAATAGTTATTAAAAATAGTTCttggtgttgttgttattgttacataAATTAAGAAACTGTTCTGTAAACTGTTCTTTCTATCTGAGACTACTTACCTACTCTATTTTGTATTTAACTGTTTTATTGTTATCATATTTCTCTAATAATTCTCAATAAAACTTATTGTGGAAAAAAAGATAGTTCTTGGCAAggttttttttcagagggaacgcggtggaacggagttccagcacctcttcaaaatggtcacatggctggtggccccgcctcctgatcttcagacagaggggagtttagattgcaatctaaactcccctctgtctagagatcagggggcatgaCCActgtccatgtgaccattttcgccgagagcgatttaaacttttaaaaactccccctgtgttccagctgactcaaagtgacgtcattgtgcagtcctgagttccatcactgagttccaccacctggaaaatcccagaaaaaaagccctggttctcagTCACAGGAGCGCCTCAGGCTCTCGTATTTCGTTAATCAACAGAATTGAAACTGATCTTTCATTTGTAATATTCTGACCTTCTCCTTATCCTAAGGCTTATATAGATGAAATTAATCCTCTCCAACTGCTTCAAGGCAGaatacacagtttaaaattagtacagtcaataacaagggcatttttttaaacaatgccataggttaaataaacacatttacaaagacatagcattagccagaatccaatgcagagctaaacaaatgctaaaacagagcataagcaattcagACAACAGAACATAGTGGtgatggtcaggatcaggccgctgctgagtgggagagtgatccaccacctgtcagaggcccgatcagggccgtttcagccccaatccaggccgagacaggcccaaaatggccaagagtcaggtgggtggggccatctgacatgtgacctctttacggaactaccggaactgcgttcctgcacgttccccctcgaaatgagccctgaccatCTATCATTATGGTTGTTGTTGCTATCACAAATGCATTTTCAGGGGATGTCAGACAAGTTTCATTTtagcctccttttttttttaaagaaaaagaataacGGGATTATCATGGTATCATTCTCAACTACAATGTTGGCCTGCGGTGATCAAAGAGTGAGCATTTCCACTGTTGCAGGTTTGTGGATGCCGAACGGTCCCTTTCAATACATTCCTGTAGTGCTTGAGAGGAAAGCAAGAAAGCAATTCCTTATGTTTGCTTATTTTAACCAGGAGAAAGGGAGAAATCTCATAACATTCTCAGTTTTATCAGCTTGTTGTTTCTCtttcgcagggctttttttctggaaaaagaggtggtggaactcagtgggttgccctcggagaaaatggtcacatggctggtggccccgccccctgatctccagacagaggggagtgtagattgccctccgcgccacatggcacagagggcaatctcaactcccctctgtctggagatcagggggcagggccaccagccatgtgaccattttcaagaggttccggaactccgttccatcgagttccagctgaaaaaaagccctgctcgttaGCTTCTAATGTGGTCTGTCTTTTGAGTACTGAAAGCAAATGAGAGGTTGAATGTAATTGTTATCAGTTGGTAGCTAGAGTTGCGTTTTCAGCTGTGATAATTTCAGAGAGGTTGCAGTTTGGGTCGCAGGTTCATGCCTGGAACCCCTGGGAGACTGGAATGGGCCACAGAGGGAAAAGACCATTGTCAAGGCATTGATGTAACTTCTGGctagaacccagaagtgacataactgaTCCTCTAGGATTTGGCAGAGATTGGTGAAATCCGACAGTGTCGGTAATTCACTTCTAGGTTTTATCCGTAAGTGAACAACATCTACTCTCCCCACTGCTCATTTGAGCAACAGCACGGGCTGGGGGACAGTGGCAGGAGAACGCCTACCATAGTGGgtaatttggcaaccctagtagcccTTGTTCATTTGTAGCAGTAGAACAAAACGGGAGTCCTCCTgtgacactttaaagactaacaagatttattCGGGGTGGGATGGGgtattttttaattttgattttaactgtttttattctATTCTGGTAAACCATCTTGAACCATAACATTTCATGAGTCCGcgctcacttcatcaaatgcattttttttttcatttttggctGTTGCTTGCATTGCTCTGCAGCCTGCTGCTTCCCCCAGCCATCCCTGTTCTCCAGAGCTGAGCATCTGTGGAAATTTGCACTGATTCAATAATGACAGCAGATGAGGATTATTGATTAAACTGGCACTCTGGAGGAAATTACCTAAAATCTAGTCAAATGCTTTGGGTCGTTGAATTAATTGTGACATTTTAGCTGCTTCATTCTCCAAAAATATTCTGCTGTCTACCAGTCACTCTCTTAGTCTCACCTACTCCATGAGTGGTTctggtaaggataaaatggaggagagaagtccaatgttgtaagccacttggggccTGCTCTGGGGAGAaaatcagggtataaatatctgaataaataaattacatgtgTAATTATAAGTAACATCATGAAATGTAAATGTATTGCATTGCTGTGTTTAATCAACCAAGCAATACCAAGTATAGATGGGTTACAGATATGTTAGTCTTTCTCAATGGCATTGCCCCCTTTTCCTTACCCTATGCTTATGCTTtgccatctttttaaaatatattcctAGATCACTTTGACCACATAAAGAAAATGGCAGGCTCCAAAGCAATAGGAATTGGCAGTGACTATGAAGGAGCAAATCAGTTAGTaaacttttttattattgttgttgctgttgttgataATGAGTTTGCAGGGCGATACATTATGCACCacgctgggctgctgctgaaaatggtatCCCCAAGTCAGATTCTCTCCTGAAACCTGTACGATTATTTAGCTCATGCTCTCACTCTTGCCATCATCACATTGTGAGTTGTCCTGCTTTTGCCAGTGACAACAAATAATGTCTATTTTTGTGAGCAGGAAAACGCATGATGTGATGAGGTCCGTAACTGAACGTACATGCTGTCGAGCAGAGGGGAAGTATTTAACTCAGAGATGCTGTTTTTGGCAGTAGTCATGTGTTCCATCTAATGGGTTACTCCGTTATCAGAGCACGGAGACATTCTAAAGAAAGAAAACCCAGCTAATTATTTGAGTAAGAAAGTGCCACGAAATGCCCTCAAAGCCTGACTGGGACTAAATTTTGAAAACAGCTTTAGACCTCCCAGACTTCTGATATTTCTTCCTCTCTGTAAACTTAACAAAATACATTGAAGCAGTGCAAGCATTCGGAAATGACGAGAAGTCCGCGAGGCTTCAACAGTTGAAGTTTTGGATTTGATTCCGTACAAGAATGTTTCAAACCTCCCTGCCCCACAGTTCCCCAGTCAATTGACCCCTGTGAGGATTGTTCGTGTCAAATCCCCTCTCTGACAGTGTTTCGCCTGAGAGGCCATGTTTCATGTCATGTCATTGCATAATGTCTTTGTTAACAGATTCCCTGAGGGGTTGGAGGACGTTTCAAAATACCCGGCCTTGATTGAAGAACTGCTGAGAAGGGGCTGGAACAATGCAGAACTGCGTGGTGTTTTGAGAGACAATATTTTGCGTGTTCTCAAAGAGGTAGAAAAAGTAAGGTTTGCAtgagattccccccctccctttagcCCGCATTACATTTTGGATCTCTCCctaagggagggagaaaagagtTTGTCCAGTAAGGCCTCATTTTGagcaaacattttccattgctagTTCCAGGGCTCgatttgagggggaacgtgcaggaacacagttccggtagttccccaaagagggcacatgtcaggtggccccacccaccagactcttggccattttgagcccatttcggCCTGAATTGGGACTAAAATGGCCCAggtcgggcctctgacaggtagtggatcactctcccactcagcagcggcccaatcctgaccattttgggctccttttcggccattttcagcccctttttgccattttggacccaatttcgaccctgaatggccaagattgggtccaaaacagccaggataggtgatgtcagggtgtgtggcatatgcaaatcagttatgctaatgacacatttctggtgatgtcaagaggcgtggcatgtgctaatgagttatgctaatgagtccctccagttctttttctatgaaatgacccctggctaatTCAACACTCTTGTCTCCAACAGAGAGCAAGGCAGATATCCCTGGAAATATCATAGGGCATGCTAAAGATTGCAATCTCCTGCTGATAGTTCATAGCACCTGATAATCAAAAATATACTACCTCGGAATATAGAGATTCCATTTCCAACTTTCTTAGTTAATGGCCACCAACCATCCAATCATACATGAAAGTTATTATAACTATACCATTGTTTAAAAATACAAGCAATAAACAGCATTCTTCAGTCAGCTACTGCTCCAGGGCCGAGAGGTAGACCCCTTTGTGTGCAAtaggtctcaagttcaatccccaaatctcaggtagcagggctgggaaagattTCCTCAGTCTGAGATCACAGTAAGTCGTTGCCTTTTGTTCATGTTGGAAACGTTGGAGGCCCCTCCATCAGTTGAGTGAGACAATACTAGAACCGAGCTGTGATTCATGACAGCTCATATCGAAAGagatgttagtctttaaggtgccactagattcgGTTTTACAACAGTCCATCAAATAGATTGACTAGATCAGGGGATCCACCGTTCATCTGAATCTGTAAGCACTTTCAGAATTCTCAGAATTTTGGTAGGGATGGGTGTACCacaagatggctgccatggagaggCCGGGCCAGTCACAAAACATTGGGAAtatccaagccaagcatcctcttattgtggaggcagctgtttccaaaaaggtgcccccattCAAGCACAAAGGTGATCCTTCCTTCGGTCCTCTGAAACTTCTCCTGCTGCAACAAGGTGGAGAAAGGCCAGGACTGATACTTTGCTTTGGGTGAaagatgctttggggaagaagcacatGAGCTCAGGAAACACATAAGTGGACGCCATGTTGGGGGAATCGCTGGGCTGGACACAGTAGGATTAACTAGGTGGACCAAttggtttgactcagtataagtcAGCATCTTGTGTTCACAGTGATACAAAAGGTCTTTATGATTTGCACTGATTTTGAATTCTAGGTGCAGGAGAGAAGTTCAGCAATGAATGTGAGTGAAGAAGAGATTCCTCCTGAAAAGACCATGCATGCCTGTCGCTTAGACCTGAGACGTGCGCCCGCCGTGGCTTCCCACGGAGCACCTTTCTGGGGGCAGCTAAAGAGTGTAATAGTCACTTTGGGGGTGTTTCTAGTGTTACACTGAGAGTGTCTCATGCAACAGAACCATGGCTCTACCCACCTGTTATATGCCTGCTGAGTAGTTCCGATAGAGTGTGAAACACAACTGGATGCTGCCGTCTACTCAAATCGCCGCACCTGCTTCTTAATTTTTAcactgaaaaggagagactgcagCATTGTCCACATGACATATGTGCATATGGAGGAACCTGCACAGGAagggaacccccaccccacccctatgCTCATTTGCCAAAACGTAAGCACCGACCTTGCATTGTTCAGTCAGGGGGATTGAGCCTTGATATGTACACTTCGTAAACACACAATCTCTGTGCACACATTGCAGGTGGGGGTGGTGCCAGCATGCTTTGCCAGATCCTAGGCAAAGCCAGGATGCCAAATGCTGCTCTCCCTCTATATGCACCGCCCTGTATGCATTGAAGTTATTTATACAAGGCTGCCATTTGGACAACAAAGGGTGCATTTTCCTTCCCGGTTGCCCTGCCCTATCATTCCACAAACTCAATCCCTGCCATGTTTTCCCTTTCGATTCCAGCCCATTCAAGCAGAAAGTCGGCTCTATCGAAAAGCAGTTTGGAGCCACTGTGATTGAAATCTTGCAGGGTTGGTCCTTCCACCTCCCAGAAGGCATTAACGACTTCTCTGgtcttcactagagatgggcacaaaccaaaatacgaaccaaaattaagcatgaaccaggccggttcatggttcgcgaaccgtggttcatgagatcccatttctgacgaaccaccacgaactttaggctggttcgtttggtttgttttttggtttatgactgcagacagcctggtgccagtcaatcagtttgctaggcaacagggaatggacttcctgcagaccttctgctgacccggaagcgacgattttctgacccggatatGATGTTttcgcaaactggttcacgaaccaggggcaggtttgtgaaatttgatgaaccatgaaccacatggtttgttttttttccggttcgtgcccatctctagtcttaattTCAGGGTCCAAGAACAGAGTAGAGCCTGCCCAGTTGTGTCTCACCCTCTGTTAAATAGAACGTGGTATGCTATCTGTGGGTTTGTGGCCTCTTGTGAGACATCCAGGGCCTCAGACAGCCACAGTAACATCGTTGTGGCCCCAGCTGGCCCCTGAGTCCTCTTCTACTGCTCTGCTGTGATCCATTTGAAGTATAGGTTgcgactcttacagtgcaatcctaaacagagttattcgaAGTAATGCTGCTTAGGCTTGCGTTGTTAGGGAATCTTCCTTCCATCCTGCTGACACCTCgctctctctcttctccatcttCCACCATGAGAGCAGAACATGCTTCTTGCATCTCTCTCCATCCTAGTGTAGTGAGCTAGATTTGAATGCTCTTTCTACTCTATCCTACCCAGACTGGAGTTTCTTTAAATAAAAGATTCTTATCTCTTTACTAAAGATCAAACAGGCTCCATGTGGTTCTTTGTTCCGCAGCAGCCACTCTGTAATAAAAAGACATGTCTATCTCACCCCCACTTAAAATGCTAATTACAATGTGGTGAGCCCTGTTTCAATTTACAAAACCAAGCAGAAGTATAAAGGTCATGTCTCGTCATCTCCCCCTTCGTGTGTGGCTTTAATCTGAATCATTGCTGCATGCATGCCCAGTTTATCTTTTGTAGACAAACAGAGATCTGTAATCTTTGTCACATCAGTCTGGAGTGCAGGAGCCTGCATCCCCAACCCTGGACACATTAAAATCTATTTTGTTTCATGAAATTTTGGTGAGCGGTAGCTTGATGTTGTTTTGTTTCCACCTGCTTTCATCTaattctgcttctgttttattgttTCAGTGTTTGTGCTTATTTTACatctcaaccaaattaaaacaaaatttattGTAATACTGAACCGTATTTTTATACTTATCTGCTGCCTTGAAGACAGGGAAGGGGCAAAGATATTTCAAATACAGAGTTCATTggcacaatttattttatttatgtcatttatagtccgcctttctcactgagactcaaggcggattacacagtatgagattagtacaatcactatcaagtacatttcaatacagtatcaaggacatttcataaacaataccatagggtaaatagatccaagtttaaaagacatagtattggcaaaaatccaatacagagtagaaaaaatacggaagcagaacataattctaggactaacattatacgacatggagcactggtggtacataggagtacatatttaaaacagcagataatatgtaaggcaatatagtgatgaagtctatggtcccaaactcattagcgaagcatcatccctacaatatagctctcccatttgagtaaaaagcctttttgaatagtttggttttgcatcatttacgaaaagccaggagagtggaggctcttctgacttcctcaggcaggtcatgccacaggataggggccaccacagagaaagcccgtgtacgggctgctgctgacttcacctgtgtgcagcctggcacctgcaggagaccctgttcagatgagcgaagctgccatggaggaatatagggagggaggcagacccgtaggtatgccggaccaaagccatgaagagctttgtatgtaatgacgaataccttgaattgagcatggtaaacgatacgtagccagtggagcgactgtaggatgggagtgatatccatgctcctgctcgctcctgataacagtcgagctgcagcattttgcactaattggagcctcctagttaacttagatgggaggccaatgtataaagcattacaatagtcaagccttgatgttaccatagcatggatccaagtggccaggacAGCCATgtcaagaagccatcttccaggctagagtgaggtcacagaaagcattttttaccactgccttaacttgtttttctagtaataatgctggatccagtataacccctaggctcttaactgagcctGCGAGGgccagacaaactccatcaaaagtggggagcacagcgttcttcaagatctctgctttcccagcaAGCATCACTACACAAGAGGTAGTAACCATCACAGGTTTAGATGGCACCCATAGGGTATTAGATGAATCAGTGGAGGATAGATGGCACTTGCTATTTTAATAGCACTCACATGGTCAGAGGAACTTTCACTTTTGGGAA
The window above is part of the Eublepharis macularius isolate TG4126 chromosome 16, MPM_Emac_v1.0, whole genome shotgun sequence genome. Proteins encoded here:
- the LOC129343790 gene encoding dipeptidase 2-like, producing the protein MPSYERLHPVNVLVGPKRDLQKTFLCFLMLLVNHLECGADVSLRDQALELMKSSRLIDGHNDLPLKLRWYYQNKLSKVDLRTLSTTGTNIQKLTAGHVGAQFWSVYVLCSAQNKDVVRLTLEQIDVVKRMCKSYEEFELVTTAQGIKNIPNNKIACLIGIEGGHSIDSSLSALRMYYELGVRYMGLTHTCNTPWAETSSKQVHNFYPGTKGLTAFGKEVVKEMNRLGMMIDLSHASDATARAVLSTSTAPVIFSHSSAFSVCNHSRNVPNDILRRLKKNNGIIMVSFSTTMLACGDQRVSISTVADHFDHIKKMAGSKAIGIGSDYEGANQFPEGLEDVSKYPALIEELLRRGWNNAELRGVLRDNILRVLKEVEKVQERSSAMNVSEEEIPPEKTMHACRLDLRRAPAVASHGAPFWGQLKSVIVTLGVFLVLH